The Erythrobacter aurantius genome includes a window with the following:
- a CDS encoding YceD family protein, whose translation MTTAQPTSELTRPIKVKGLPGDTVVVEADAGERAALARRFGLPGIDSLRAEIDLEQRGKAIRATGTLKAAIRQACAISGEDFPANIEEPIDLRFVEETGVTASDDEEIEIELEADDCDEIEYSGDMFDLGEAVAQSLGLSIDPYAEGPNADAARKAAGIVQEGEQEGPLAAMLKGLKTD comes from the coding sequence GTGACCACGGCCCAGCCCACTTCCGAACTAACGCGCCCGATCAAGGTCAAAGGGCTGCCCGGGGATACCGTGGTGGTCGAAGCCGATGCGGGCGAGCGCGCGGCGCTGGCCCGCAGGTTCGGCCTACCCGGCATTGATTCGCTGCGAGCGGAGATCGACCTTGAACAGCGCGGAAAGGCGATCCGGGCGACCGGGACGCTCAAAGCCGCGATCCGGCAGGCCTGCGCGATTTCGGGCGAGGATTTCCCGGCCAATATCGAAGAGCCGATCGACCTGCGTTTCGTCGAGGAGACGGGCGTTACCGCTTCGGATGACGAGGAAATCGAAATCGAGCTCGAAGCCGATGATTGCGACGAGATCGAATATTCGGGCGACATGTTCGATCTGGGCGAGGCGGTGGCGCAATCGCTGGGCCTCTCCATAGACCCCTATGCAGAAGGGCCGAACGCGGACGCCGCGCGCAAGGCCGCCGGGATCGTGCAGGAAGGCGAGCAGGAAGGGCCGTTGGCTGCGATGCTCAAAGGTCTGAAGACGGATTGA
- a CDS encoding ubiquinol-cytochrome C chaperone family protein: protein MSFLSKLLGTGPDPREAVRPLWHRVVELAREPSFYSDCNVSDTVGGRFDLITAVLCVMMVRVEGSEMRAESALLAELFVEDMDGQLREFGVNDVVVGKRIGKLMSVLGGRLGAYRSALVEGDRERLVAAVTRNVTFSDGADEAISAGCVADKLMALSQRLATFDDQRILKASGIW from the coding sequence ATGTCCTTCCTTTCCAAATTGCTCGGCACAGGCCCCGACCCGCGCGAGGCGGTGCGCCCCTTGTGGCACCGGGTGGTGGAGCTCGCGCGTGAGCCGTCGTTCTATAGCGATTGCAATGTTTCCGACACGGTGGGCGGGCGTTTCGACCTGATCACCGCGGTACTGTGCGTGATGATGGTGCGGGTCGAAGGCTCGGAAATGCGCGCCGAAAGCGCCCTGCTGGCGGAACTGTTCGTCGAGGATATGGACGGCCAACTGCGCGAATTCGGCGTCAATGACGTGGTGGTTGGCAAACGCATTGGCAAGCTGATGAGCGTGCTCGGGGGAAGGCTGGGTGCCTATCGCAGCGCGCTGGTTGAAGGCGACAGGGAAAGACTGGTGGCCGCAGTCACGCGCAACGTCACCTTTTCCGATGGTGCCGACGAAGCGATTTCCGCCGGATGCGTCGCCGACAAGCTGATGGCGCTTTCGCAGCGGCTGGCGACGTTCGACGATCAGCGAATCCTGAAAGCGAGCGGCATCTGGTGA
- a CDS encoding outer membrane protein assembly factor BamE produces the protein MRLNLSANNSLLQNRIVRAALLGTAVLALGACSSIRESRGFINDPILTRSVQPGIDNLQSVEGTLGRPTFSSQYGEPVWYYISSETGRRPFVRPRIQRHSVLAVRFDGQGNVASVDRTGIDEVVYLRPDADKTPVLGRERGFLEDLFGNIGQVGGVGPAGAGGP, from the coding sequence ATGCGTTTGAACCTTTCGGCAAACAACAGCCTCCTGCAAAACCGGATCGTCAGGGCGGCACTGCTGGGTACTGCGGTGCTGGCATTGGGCGCGTGTTCGTCGATCCGCGAATCGCGCGGATTCATCAACGATCCGATCCTGACCCGTTCGGTCCAGCCCGGGATCGACAATCTGCAATCGGTTGAAGGGACACTTGGCCGCCCGACCTTCTCAAGCCAGTATGGCGAGCCGGTGTGGTATTACATTTCCAGTGAAACCGGCCGACGCCCCTTCGTGCGTCCGCGCATCCAGCGCCATTCGGTGCTTGCGGTGCGGTTTGACGGGCAGGGCAATGTCGCCTCGGTCGATCGCACCGGCATTGACGAGGTCGTCTACCTGCGGCCCGATGCAGACAAGACCCCGGTTCTGGGACGTGAGCGCGGCTTCCTCGAAGACCTGTTCGGAAACATCGGCCAAGTCGGCGGTGTCGGCCCTGCGGGCGCCGGCGGCCCTTAA